A genomic region of Arachis hypogaea cultivar Tifrunner chromosome 5, arahy.Tifrunner.gnm2.J5K5, whole genome shotgun sequence contains the following coding sequences:
- the LOC112803508 gene encoding protein FAR1-RELATED SEQUENCE 5-like — MEIGPIPGTNSLENSTSRVGEKRVYLQKRYLKSLVLLVSHTTPDWDLLLPNLARHILVSYLYLWRILEGHLSLVSCMDGERKMTFLSNKTRFLLSQSIPRMMSSPTKGGTLGQQGIFTDTEMNEQYQEDDDFNQQEELLEDILEAVYAVDSVQDITTFKFSKNFAEEIGKYHFSTLQLAFDFYLKYSKSKDFSARKSKTFKNSIGEIYKQKFVCHRQGFREEKYYTMEKRKKEPRLETRTGCEARMDVKFVPKTGRWHIFYFFDEHNHDLLDTQFSALLPAHRKMSEADIMQMMNMLKSGISTSQIFGLLASQAGGYEFVGYGPKYMYNEIARQRRQIFGDAARVLKKLEAMRLKDHNYISSQLDYRLFRDVIAFDAMYKKNKYSCPLVIFSGVNHHNQTIIFAAALIVDETTYTYIWLLHQLMFAMKGKTPTSIITDGAMAIRNAVRDVFPEVRHRLCAWHLIRIATSNVGKPSFTSKFRKIMLGDYEIPVFKRKWVQLIKEFGLEDKPWVINMYKEKHMWATAYIRGNFFAGFRTTSRCEGLHSVMARYVGSRYDLTSFVEHFQRCVAHLRFKEFNADYESTRGVPVMQTCIELLERYAAELYTHEIFLFFRPFLSRVGPMRVLNIENNDDCIKYIMCKHGRPDFM; from the exons ATGGAGATTGGCCCTATTCCAGGCACCAATTCTTTGGAGAACTCAACTTCTCGTGTTGGGGAAAAGAGGGTATATCTTCAGAAAAGATATCTGAAAAGTCTCGTACTACTGGTATCTCACACAACTCCTGATTGGGATCTTCTTTTACCGAATTTAGCAAGGCACATTCTTGTCTCGTACTTGTACCTTTGGAGGATCTTGGAAGGTCATTTATCACTTGTGTCATGTATGGATGGAGAAAGAAAGATGACTTTTCTCTCTAACAAGACTCGGTTTTTGTTGAGCCAATCCATTCCTAGGATGATGTCTAGTCCTACTAAAGGAGGCACACTAGGTCAGCAAG GTATATTTACGGACACTGAGATGAATGAGCAATACCAGGAGGACGATGACTTTAACCAACAAGAAGAGCTA TTAGAAGATATCCTTGAAGCTGTTTATGCGGTTGACTCCGTGCAAGACATTACAACttttaaatttagtaaaaattttgCGGAGGAAATTGGCAAATATCACTTTTCTACTTTGCAGCTTGCATTTGATTTTTATCTGAAGTACTCAAAGTCAAAGGACTTTAGTGCAAGGAAGAGCAAGACCTTCAAGAATAGTATTGGCGAGATTTACAAACAAAAGTTTGTATGTCATAGGCAAGGATTCAGGGAGGAGAAATATTACACgatggaaaaaagaaagaaggagccTAGATTGGAAACAAGAACTGGATGTGAAGCTCGAATGGATGTTAAATTTGTACCAAAAACTGGAAGGtggcatattttttatttctttgacgAACACAACCATGATCTATTGGATACACAATTCAGTGCTTTGTTGCCTGCCCACAGAAAAATGTCAGAGGCAGATATTATGCAAATGATGAACATGCTAAAGTCAGGGATTAGCACTTCACAGATATTTGGTCTTCTAGCTAGTCAAGCAGGCGGGTATGAATTTGTTGGCTATGGTCCCAAATATATGTACAATGAGATTGCTCGGCAAAGGCGTCAAATTTTTGGTGATGCAGCACGAGTGTTGAAGAAGTTGGAGGCTATGCGGTTGAAGGACCACAATTATATTTCAAG CCAACTAGACTACCGACTCTTTAGGGATGTTATTGCTTTTGATGCTATGTACAAGAAGAACAAGTATAGTTGTCCATTAGTCATATTCAGCGGGGTTAACCACCACAACCAGACAATTATTTTTGCTGCTGCGTTAATTGTGGACGAAACTACTTATACATATATTTGGCTCCTGCATCAGctcatgtttgcaatgaagggCAAGACCCCGACCTCAATAATAACTGATGGGGCCATGGCGATTAGGAATGCAGTAAGAGATGTATTTCCCGAAGTCAGACATAGATTATGCGCTTGGCACCTTATTCGAATTGCAACTAGCAATGTTGGAAAACCATCGTTTACATCTAAATTCAGAAAAATCATGTTGGGAGACTATGAGATTCCCGTGTTTAAGCGTAAGTGGGTTCAGCTTATTAAAGAATTTGGCCTTGAGGATAAGCCGTGGGTGATCAACATGTACAAAGAGAAGCATATGTGGGCTACTGCATATATAAGAGGAAATTTCTTTGCTGGCTTTAGAACTACCTCAAGATGTGAAGGTTTACACTCAGTTATGGCAAGATATGTGGGATCGCGGTATGATTTGACAAGTTTTGTAGAGCATTTTCAAAGGTGTGTTGCACATTTGCGCTTTAAAGAATTTAATGCTGATTATGAATCTACACGTGGGGTGCCCGTCATGCAGACTTGTATAGAGCTGCTAGAGAGATATGCTGCTGAGTTATACACTCATGAGATATTTCTTTTCTTTCGGCCATTTCTCTCTAGAGTTGGACCAATGCGGGTGCTAAACATAGAGAATAACGATGATTGCATAAAGTATATTATGTGTAAGCATGGGAGGCCTGATTTTATGTGA